The sequence GCAGAACTCCTGGTAGGAGAACAGCTTCGGCGTCTTGCGCTGGGCCGACTTGTTGCGGACGGTGACCTTCCAGACCTCCAGGTTCTCACCCGGCGGCACGAAGAAGAGGGTCTCGACTTCGAGCCCGTCGCGTTCGCCCACGATGCGGGTATAGCCCAGGCCATGGCGGCATTCGTACTGCGTGTTCTTCGCCTTGACCGGCTTCCAGCCCGGGTTCCACACCTCGCCGCCGTCATTCACATAGAAGTAGCGGCCGCCCAGGTCGTAGGGGACGTTGTTGTAGCGATAGCGCGTGAGCCGGCGCAGCTTGGCGTCCTTCCAGAACGTGTAGCCACCCGCCGTGTTGGTGCACAGGCCGAAAAACTCGTCCTGGCCGAGGTAGTTCAACCAAGGCAGGGGCGTGTCCGGACGGGTGATGACGTACTCGCGCGCGGCGTCGTCGAAATAGCCGTAGGCGTTCGGGGCTTTTTCTCGCATGGTGTAGTTCCTAGAGGTGTGGAGAGCGCAGGCTGGAGTCGGGCTGCATCGCCGCATCGGGGAACGAGGGGGTTGTCCGCGAGGGCGTGCACAGGCCTTCGAGACCTACGCCGTGGTACGCTCGCCTTTATACATGAAAACGTTTTCAAGGCGCAAAAGCTTTTCCTTTTTTCTTGCTTTGGCGCAGATCGACGCATGTTCGCGCGCCAGTTGGTTTCCGGTTCGGAGAAATTGGCAGGCTCGTGACTGCACGCTCCCGAACCCCCTCATTCCAGGTTTTCCGCCATGAATGCTCGCCTTGCCCATTCCGACCTCCTGGTTCTTGAACACGACGGACTCCGGGTCCGGATCGATCCAGGCAGGGGAGGCCGGATCGTTTCCTTCGCCCGGAATGGACAGGAGCTGCTGACGCAGGAGGCCGTCCATCCCAACAACTATGGCTCGACCTTCTGGGATTCGCCGCAGTCCGCCTGGGGCTGGCCACCGCGCGCCAGTCTCGACTCCGAGCCTTACGTTGCGACGGAGCTGGGCGGCGCGTTGCTGTTGGAGAGCGCGCGGGACGAAAGCGGCTTGCGCTTCTCCAAGCGCTTCGCGCTGAACGCGGCGCTGGGCGCGCTGGAGATCGAGTTCAGGATCGCCAACGAGGGCCTGGATGCCCTGAGTTGCGGCCCTTGGGAGATCACGCGCGTGCCGGGCGGACTGAGTTTCTTTCCCCACGCCACACACGCGAACCTGCCCGCCAGCGCACTTGAGCCGGTGCAGTACGCGGGCGGCATCTGCTGGTACGAGTTCGACCCGACCCTGCTGGCGCAGGGCAAGAAGCTATTCAGCGGCGCAAGCGAGCCTTGGCTAGCCCATTTGAGCCGCGATGGCCTGCTGTTCGTGAAGGTCTTTCCGGCAGTGCCGGCAACGCAAGTGCCGCCGGGGCAGGGCGAGGTGGAGATCTGGGGCCAGGACGGGGCGATCTACATCGAGCTGGAAACGCACGGCGCCTACCGCAGGCTGGCGCCGGGCGAATCGTTCAGTTATCCGGTGCGCTGGTTCCTGGAGCAGGTCCCCGCGGAGGTCGACTCCCGTACCGGGAGTGCGGAACTGCTTGCTCTGGCGCGGGCGATCGCGACGCGCTGAGCGTCGCTACCCCGAAAGGCGCGATCAGCCCTGCGCGATCTTTGTCCGCTGCTGGGTCGGCGGATTCTTGGCGAAGTACTTCTTGATGCCGCGCAGGATGGCGTCCGCCATCTGGTCCTGGTAGCCCTCGTCCTTGAGCCGACGCTCTTCGTCCGGGTTGGAGATGAAGGCCGTCTCGACCAGAATCGACGGGATGTCCGGCGCCTTGAGCACCGCGAAGCCCGCCTGCTCGACATCGCCCTTGTGCAAGGTGTTGATGCCGCCGATCTCGCCCAGGACCGCCTTGCCCAGCTTCATGCTGTCCTGCATGGTGGCCGTCTGCGAAAGGTCGAGCAGTGTGCGGGCGAGCAGCTCATCTTTGACGCCCAGATTGACGCCACCGACCAGATCGGCCGCGTTCTCGCGGCTGGCCAGCCAGCGTGCGGCGGTGCTCGTAGCGCCCTTGTCGGAGAGCACGAAGACCGAGCTGCCGCGCGCGAGCGGCTTCACGAAGGCGTCCGCATGGATGGAGACGAAGAGGTCCGCCTGCACCGCGCGCGCCTTGGTCACCCGCTGTTGTAGCGGCACGAAGAAGTCGCCGTCGCGAGTGAGCATCGAGCGCATTAGCGGATCGGCATCGATCTTTGCCTTGAGACGGCGGGCGATCGACAGGGTGACGTTCTTCTCGAAGGTTCCCGAGGCGCCGACCGCGCCCGGATCTTCGCCGCCATGGCCCGGATCGATCGCGATCGTGGCCAGTCGCGTGACCTTGCCCTTGCGCCTGGAGGGCGGTTCCGCCGCTTCGCTGGGCGTGGTTGCAGCGGGTTCGGGACTGGCCGGTTTGGGCTGTTCGACGGTTTGGACGCTGCCCGCCGGCTCGCCTGCAGCGGCGGCGCCAGGATCCGGCTTTTCCACGAGAGCCAGGAGCGGATCTACCGGCGCGGCGGGATACAGATCCAGCACCAGGCGGTGACCGTACTGCCCCACCGGCGTAAGCGTGAAAACTTGTGGCTTGACCTCGGTCTTGAGTTCGATGACCAGACGCACCACGCCCGGGCGATTGCGGCCCGCGCGAATCAGCTGGATATAGGGATCGCTCTCGGTGATCTTGCTCGGCAGGCCCTGGATGACGCTATTGAACTCCACGCCTTCGAGGTCGATGACCAGCCGCTCGGGGTTCTTGACGATCTGCTGGGTGTAGCGGAAAGCCTCGCGCCCTTCCAGCGTGACCCGCGTGTAGTCCGAAGCCGGCCAGACGCGGACGCCCAGCACGGTGGTTTCGGCCGCAAAGCCAACGCGGGAGACCAGCAGGCTCATGCTCGCGGCGCCCGCCTTGAGCAGCTGGCGACGCAGGTTCAGTGTCGAATCGCGCTCAGACATGATTCGCCCTTCTTGCTGTGCGCCGTGACGCGGGCGCTGCGGCCGGTGCCGCTGACGGCAAGTTCGACCCGCAGGTCGGGTGGCGGTAGATGGGGATCCGCTTTCCCGGGCCATTCGACCAGGCAGATGCTTTGCTCGCCAAAATACTCTTCCAGGCCCGCATCCAGGAATTCGTCTGGGTGCGCGAACCGATAAAAATCAAAGTGATACAAGTTTAAGTTAGAAAGAACGTAAGGTTCAATCAAGGTGTAGGTTGGACTGCGCACCGCGCCACGGTGTCCCAGGCCCTGTAGCAGACCGCGCACCAGCGTGGTCTTGCCGGCTCCGAGGTCGCCTTCGAGGTATACGACCAGTCCGGCGGTGCCGAGCGCCACGCCCAGGCAG is a genomic window of Niveibacterium sp. SC-1 containing:
- a CDS encoding N-acetylmuramoyl-L-alanine amidase: MSERDSTLNLRRQLLKAGAASMSLLVSRVGFAAETTVLGVRVWPASDYTRVTLEGREAFRYTQQIVKNPERLVIDLEGVEFNSVIQGLPSKITESDPYIQLIRAGRNRPGVVRLVIELKTEVKPQVFTLTPVGQYGHRLVLDLYPAAPVDPLLALVEKPDPGAAAAGEPAGSVQTVEQPKPASPEPAATTPSEAAEPPSRRKGKVTRLATIAIDPGHGGEDPGAVGASGTFEKNVTLSIARRLKAKIDADPLMRSMLTRDGDFFVPLQQRVTKARAVQADLFVSIHADAFVKPLARGSSVFVLSDKGATSTAARWLASRENAADLVGGVNLGVKDELLARTLLDLSQTATMQDSMKLGKAVLGEIGGINTLHKGDVEQAGFAVLKAPDIPSILVETAFISNPDEERRLKDEGYQDQMADAILRGIKKYFAKNPPTQQRTKIAQG
- a CDS encoding DUF4380 domain-containing protein yields the protein MNARLAHSDLLVLEHDGLRVRIDPGRGGRIVSFARNGQELLTQEAVHPNNYGSTFWDSPQSAWGWPPRASLDSEPYVATELGGALLLESARDESGLRFSKRFALNAALGALEIEFRIANEGLDALSCGPWEITRVPGGLSFFPHATHANLPASALEPVQYAGGICWYEFDPTLLAQGKKLFSGASEPWLAHLSRDGLLFVKVFPAVPATQVPPGQGEVEIWGQDGAIYIELETHGAYRRLAPGESFSYPVRWFLEQVPAEVDSRTGSAELLALARAIATR
- the tsaE gene encoding tRNA (adenosine(37)-N6)-threonylcarbamoyltransferase complex ATPase subunit type 1 TsaE; the encoded protein is MHERDDSPTRFLPDEAATREFGACLGVALGTAGLVVYLEGDLGAGKTTLVRGLLQGLGHRGAVRSPTYTLIEPYVLSNLNLYHFDFYRFAHPDEFLDAGLEEYFGEQSICLVEWPGKADPHLPPPDLRVELAVSGTGRSARVTAHSKKGESCLSAIRH